Sequence from the Paenibacillus riograndensis SBR5 genome:
ACTTGTTTAGAATCATATTTAATAAGCTTCACGAAGCGTCCCAGGACAAGCTGAGCCCGCAATATTATAAACTTCTGGAATTGCGCAAGGCTCTGTATAATAACCCGGGCCATCCCTGGACCGTTTCTTCGATGGCAGAATACCTGCACATAAGTGCAGGCTATCTGCAAACGATATACAAATCAACCTTCGGTATTTCCTGCATGGAGGATGTCATTCATTGCCGGATTCGGCTGGCCAAAGAAAAGCTTGTCTTCGGCCCGCACAAAATTGCCGAGCTTGCCTCACTCTGCGGTTATGCAAATGTGGAGCATTTCTGCAGGCAGTTCCGGCAGCATACCGGCTGCTCCCCCCGGGCCTACCGGGATAAGCATGCCTCCAGATTATAAAGAGACTGGGCGGGCAGGCCTATTTCCGCCTAATATAATGGAAATAATCGAAATCGGCGTAACCGCCGGACGATTGGGTCGCACAGGTGCTGATTATGAACTCTAGGGAATACGGACTCAGTGAGGGTCCAATGGTAAAAGGAAACGGGTACAGCCCCCCAATCTGCATAGATGGGGACCCGGCGTCCAGGATGTATATGCTCTGCATTATATCGTAAGCGGCAGGGGCTACTTGAAGACCGGCCAGGCGGTACACCCTGTGGAGGCGGGCGAGAGCTTTATGATTTTTCCGCAGATGGAGGTGTATTACTATCCTGATCCGCAGGACCCGTGGGCGTATTGCTGGATTGAGTTCCCTATATCGAGAGTAACTATTGGAAGTCTTCCTTATCGGTGTGCTGGATGTAGTGGAATATGTGACTATTGAGCGCAGTTACCTGTTCCGGCCCGGCTGTTCAAAAAAGAGACGGGCACCTCCATCTCCGGCTACCTGACCACCGTACGCATCCGGCAGGCCTGCGAGCTGCTGGCTGAATCCCGCTTATCTATCAAGTCCTTATCCTATTCAGTCGGCTACCACGACCCGCTGTACTTCTCGAAGATATTTAAGAAGGTCACTTCTTACACGCCGTCACAGTACAGGAAGGTGTATAGGAGGGGAAGGTGTCCCTTCCTGCGGCGAATGGGGGGTGGGGGGTGAGATTGGCGGGTGCCTTGGCGGGCGCGAGGATAACTTACCTGTGCGGGTGAGCGATGCTGGTGCGGGTGTTCGGTTTTTCTCATACATTTGGCCCTACCGCCTCGCGCCTGCCCAATGTGTTCGGTTTTTCGCATACATTTGGCCCGCACACCTCGCACCTGCCCAATGTGTTCGGTTTTTCACATACATTCGGCCCGCACACCTCGCGCCTGCCCATTGTGTTCGGTTTTTCGCATACATTTGG
This genomic interval carries:
- a CDS encoding helix-turn-helix domain-containing protein, which codes for MRQACELLAESRLSIKSLSYSVGYHDPLYFSKIFKKVTSYTPSQYRKVYRRGRCPFLRRMGGGG
- a CDS encoding helix-turn-helix transcriptional regulator, whose protein sequence is MPKIRYVEFDAAHPDDFVYSIPDGLDAWLLVLTQTAALFEVAGELKEFPAHSAVLYPPNHAIHYRACSAKYVNDWVRFDADESYITESALPTGVPFSLPDPGYCHQLFQLLTLENTFHNDYRELSIDYLFRIIFNKLHEASQDKLSPQYYKLLELRKALYNNPGHPWTVSSMAEYLHISAGYLQTIYKSTFGISCMEDVIHCRIRLAKEKLVFGPHKIAELASLCGYANVEHFCRQFRQHTGCSPRAYRDKHASRL
- a CDS encoding AraC family ligand binding domain-containing protein → MVSGRGYLKTGQAVHPVEAGESFMIFPQMEVYYYPDPQDPWAYCWIEFPISRVTIGSLPYRCAGCSGICDY